In Nocardioides cavernae, a single genomic region encodes these proteins:
- the nuoK gene encoding NADH-quinone oxidoreductase subunit NuoK, with protein sequence MTQYIVLSAILFTIGCVGVLTRRNAIVVFMCIELMLNACNLAFVAFARQHGNLDGQITAFFVMVVAAAEVVIGLAIIMTIFRTRRSASVDDASLLKY encoded by the coding sequence GTGACGCAGTACATCGTTCTTTCGGCGATCCTCTTCACGATCGGCTGCGTGGGTGTCCTCACGCGCCGCAACGCCATCGTGGTGTTCATGTGCATCGAGCTGATGCTGAACGCCTGCAACCTGGCCTTCGTGGCCTTCGCCCGGCAGCACGGCAACCTCGACGGCCAGATCACCGCCTTCTTCGTGATGGTGGTGGCTGCTGCCGAGGTCGTGATCGGGCTCGCGATCATCATGACCATCTTCCGCACCCGACGCTCGGCCTCGGTCGACGACGCCAGCCTGCTGAAGTACTGA
- a CDS encoding NADH-quinone oxidoreductase subunit J, with translation MTFWILAPIMVAAALGILFVRKAVHAALLLAVVMISLAFLYAVLDAPFLFAVQIIVYTGAILMLFLFVMMLIGVDATDSVVETIRGQRVMAVALGLLFGVVLVLGISQVTLGTVVGLDEANAGGNVPAIANILFSRYVFAFEATSALLITAALGAMVLAHRERLTPKQTQADQAAQRMRDYAEHGKHLGPLPSPGVYARHNAVDTPALLPDGTAAESSVSRVLAARGTVRSAPALADDIDDVRRQIGDPATMPETSGKAGAPATTEEDVK, from the coding sequence ATGACCTTCTGGATCCTGGCCCCGATCATGGTGGCCGCCGCGTTGGGCATCCTGTTCGTCCGCAAGGCCGTGCACGCCGCACTGCTGCTCGCCGTGGTGATGATCAGCCTGGCGTTCCTCTACGCCGTGCTCGACGCCCCGTTCCTCTTCGCGGTGCAGATCATCGTCTACACCGGCGCGATCCTCATGCTGTTCCTCTTCGTGATGATGCTGATCGGCGTCGACGCGACCGACTCCGTCGTGGAGACGATCCGCGGCCAGCGCGTGATGGCGGTCGCCCTCGGCCTGCTCTTCGGCGTCGTGCTGGTCCTCGGCATCAGCCAGGTCACGCTCGGCACGGTGGTCGGGCTCGACGAGGCCAACGCCGGCGGCAACGTCCCGGCGATCGCCAACATCCTGTTCTCCCGCTACGTGTTCGCCTTCGAGGCGACCAGCGCCCTGCTCATCACCGCCGCGCTCGGCGCGATGGTGCTCGCCCACCGCGAGCGCCTGACCCCGAAGCAGACGCAGGCCGACCAGGCCGCCCAGCGCATGCGCGACTACGCCGAGCACGGCAAGCACCTCGGCCCGCTGCCGTCACCGGGCGTCTACGCCCGCCACAACGCGGTGGACACCCCGGCCCTGCTGCCCGACGGCACCGCCGCCGAGTCGTCGGTCTCCCGGGTGCTCGCCGCCCGCGGCACGGTCCGCTCGGCTCCCGCGCTCGCCGACGACATCGACGACGTACGCCGCCAGATCGGTGACCCCGCCACGATGCCCGAGACCTCGGGCAAGGCCGGCGCGCCCGCGACGACCGAGGAGGACGTCAAGTGA
- the nuoI gene encoding NADH-quinone oxidoreductase subunit NuoI encodes MSESPQSGQGSKGIKESLWDPIAGFGVTFRTMFKKVVTEQYPFEKLPTAPRFHGRHQLNRWPDGLEKCIGCELCAWACPADAIYVEGASNVDLPDGSGRFSPGERYGRVYQINYLRCILCGLCIEACPTRALTMTNEYELADNNRADLIYEKSDLLAPLLPGMEEPPHAMRLGDDEGDYYRGATR; translated from the coding sequence ATGAGTGAGTCCCCTCAGTCCGGGCAGGGGTCCAAGGGCATCAAGGAGAGCCTCTGGGACCCGATCGCCGGGTTCGGCGTCACCTTCCGGACCATGTTCAAGAAGGTCGTCACCGAGCAGTACCCGTTCGAGAAGCTCCCGACGGCACCGCGCTTCCACGGCCGCCACCAGCTGAACCGCTGGCCCGACGGCCTGGAGAAGTGCATCGGCTGCGAGCTGTGCGCGTGGGCCTGCCCGGCCGACGCCATCTACGTCGAGGGCGCGTCCAACGTCGACCTCCCCGACGGCTCGGGGCGTTTCAGCCCCGGCGAGCGCTACGGCCGCGTCTACCAGATCAACTACCTGCGCTGCATCCTGTGCGGGCTCTGCATCGAGGCGTGCCCGACCCGCGCGCTCACGATGACCAACGAGTACGAGCTGGCCGACAACAACCGCGCCGACCTCATCTACGAGAAGTCCGACCTGCTCGCCCCGCTGTTGCCGGGCATGGAGGAGCCGCCCCACGCGATGCGGCTCGGTGACGACGAGGGCGACTACTACCGGGGGGCCACCCGATGA
- the nuoH gene encoding NADH-quinone oxidoreductase subunit NuoH — protein MQLAPLAADLPDPGLAAFGQDPWWVILLKAVFIFLILVLLTLFNIWFERRVVARMQHRVGPNVHGPFGLLQSLADGVKLALKEDIVPKAADKAVFLIAPVIAVVPAFVTWSVIPLGPVVNFFGHETPLQLTDMPVAVLFMLAIASIGIYGIVLGGWSSGSTYSLLGGLRSSAQMISYEVAMGLALVAVFLYAGSMSTSEIVAAQDRLWFGLILLPSFVIYVISMVGETNRAPFDLPEAEGELVGGFHTEYSSLKFALFFLAEYINLATVSAIATTLFLGGWAAPWGIENVWEGANSGYWPLLWFFGKVFIFIFLFVWLRGSLPRMRYDQFMALGWKILIPVSLAWIVAVATIRVISLEGNINRTYLVAAIAVLLVLTVALMFVGDRGDKADEESPTEASEEPHDAFAGGFPVPPMPAGGAVRGGAAPLTFAQSRTTVTASAEENHE, from the coding sequence ATGCAGCTCGCTCCGCTCGCGGCGGACCTGCCCGACCCGGGCCTGGCCGCCTTCGGCCAGGACCCCTGGTGGGTGATCCTGCTCAAGGCCGTGTTCATCTTCCTGATCCTGGTGCTGCTGACGCTGTTCAACATCTGGTTCGAGCGTCGTGTGGTCGCCCGGATGCAGCACCGCGTCGGGCCCAACGTGCACGGCCCCTTCGGCCTCCTGCAGTCGCTCGCCGACGGCGTGAAGCTCGCGCTCAAGGAGGACATCGTCCCCAAGGCGGCCGACAAGGCCGTCTTCCTCATCGCGCCGGTCATCGCCGTCGTGCCCGCCTTCGTCACGTGGTCGGTCATCCCGCTCGGCCCCGTGGTCAACTTCTTCGGGCACGAGACCCCGCTGCAGCTCACCGACATGCCGGTGGCGGTGCTCTTCATGCTCGCGATCGCCTCGATCGGCATCTACGGCATCGTCCTCGGCGGCTGGTCGTCCGGCTCGACGTACTCCCTGCTGGGCGGCCTGCGCTCGAGCGCGCAGATGATCTCCTACGAGGTCGCGATGGGCCTCGCGCTCGTGGCGGTCTTCCTCTACGCCGGGTCGATGTCGACGTCGGAGATCGTCGCCGCGCAGGACCGCCTGTGGTTCGGCCTGATCCTGCTGCCGTCGTTCGTCATCTACGTGATCTCGATGGTCGGCGAGACCAACCGTGCCCCCTTCGACCTCCCCGAGGCCGAGGGCGAGCTGGTGGGCGGCTTCCACACCGAGTACTCCAGCCTGAAGTTCGCGCTGTTCTTCCTGGCCGAGTACATCAACCTCGCCACCGTGTCGGCCATCGCCACGACGCTGTTCCTCGGCGGCTGGGCCGCGCCGTGGGGCATCGAGAACGTGTGGGAGGGCGCCAACAGCGGCTACTGGCCGCTCCTGTGGTTCTTCGGCAAGGTCTTCATCTTCATCTTCCTCTTCGTCTGGCTGCGCGGCTCGCTGCCCCGCATGCGCTACGACCAGTTCATGGCGCTGGGCTGGAAGATCCTGATCCCCGTCTCGCTGGCCTGGATCGTGGCCGTCGCGACCATCCGCGTCATCTCGCTCGAGGGCAACATCAACCGCACCTACCTCGTCGCCGCGATCGCCGTCCTGCTCGTCCTCACCGTGGCGCTGATGTTCGTCGGCGACCGGGGCGACAAGGCGGACGAGGAGAGCCCGACCGAGGCGAGCGAAGAGCCGCACGACGCCTTCGCCGGCGGCTTCCCCGTGCCGCCGATGCCCGCGGGCGGCGCCGTGCGCGGAGGCGCAGCGCCCCTGACGTTCGCCCAGAGCCGCACCACCGTCACCGCTTCAGCGGAGGAGAACCATGAGTGA
- a CDS encoding NADH-quinone oxidoreductase subunit G, giving the protein MSTTDKAPEKTDTGLVTLTIDGVQVSVPKDTLVIRAAEQVGVQIPRFCDHPLLDPVGACRQCLVDIPDAGNGRGFPKPQASCTLPVAEGMVVNTQATSEVADKAQQGIMEFLLINHPLDCPVCDKGGECPLQNQAMSNGRGESRFAERGGIKRTFPKPINISAQVLLDRERCVLCARCTRFSEQVAGDPFIALAERGALQQVAIYEREPYESYFSGNAIQICPVGALTSADYRFRSRPFDLVSTPGVAEHDACGAAIRVDHRRGKVMRRLAGNDPEVNEEWISDKDRFAFRYAQVADRITYPQIREDGQLRPASWTEAFAVAARGLRDAGAAAVLTGGRLTAEDAYAYAKFARVSLGTNDIDFRARPHSAEEASFLASHVALSGDVTYADLEAAPVVVLLGLEPEDEAATLFLRLRKAAKRGRTQVVSVASYASRGLTKMNGRLVPAAPGTEVEVIGSLKDAEHGVTKDAVILVGERLAQTHGALSAAADLAAGTGARIAWVPRRAGDRGAVEAGALPNLLPGGRPLTEASARVDLGAAWGADSLPAKVGRDGNAIVAALAKGDLGGLVVGGVDPDDTADPAAFRAALDAARFVVSLELRETDVTRVADVVLPVAPVTDKAGTFVTWDGRARSFDAVFANPASLPDLRVLSGIADELAAIGHGRPLGFRTVAEVRDEMQSLGPWDGARPALDAGKPPKPVKAAKKGETAFALATWKQLVDLGSMQDGEEHLRATARRPVARVSRASYESVLGMLEAQPGGEQLVTVTGDRGSVTLPVVVADMPDGVVWVPARSFGRGVLAELASPGSTVTLKGATS; this is encoded by the coding sequence ATGAGCACCACCGACAAGGCGCCGGAGAAGACCGACACCGGCCTGGTCACCCTGACCATCGACGGCGTCCAGGTCAGCGTCCCCAAGGACACCCTGGTCATCCGCGCCGCCGAGCAGGTCGGCGTGCAGATCCCGCGCTTCTGCGACCACCCGCTGCTCGACCCGGTGGGCGCGTGCCGCCAGTGCCTGGTCGACATCCCCGACGCCGGCAACGGACGCGGCTTCCCCAAGCCGCAGGCCTCGTGCACCCTGCCGGTCGCGGAGGGCATGGTCGTCAACACCCAGGCGACCAGCGAGGTCGCCGACAAGGCGCAGCAGGGCATCATGGAGTTCCTGCTCATCAACCACCCGCTCGACTGCCCGGTCTGCGACAAGGGCGGCGAGTGCCCCCTCCAGAACCAGGCCATGAGCAACGGCCGTGGCGAGAGCCGGTTCGCCGAGCGCGGCGGCATCAAGCGCACCTTCCCCAAACCGATCAACATCTCCGCCCAGGTCCTGCTCGACCGCGAGCGCTGCGTGCTGTGCGCGCGCTGCACCCGCTTCTCCGAGCAGGTCGCCGGCGACCCCTTCATCGCCCTCGCCGAGCGCGGCGCGCTGCAGCAGGTCGCGATCTACGAGCGCGAGCCCTACGAGAGCTACTTCTCCGGCAACGCGATCCAGATCTGCCCGGTGGGTGCGCTCACCTCGGCCGACTACCGCTTCCGCTCGCGTCCCTTCGACCTCGTCTCCACGCCGGGTGTCGCCGAGCACGACGCCTGTGGTGCGGCGATCCGTGTGGACCACCGCCGCGGCAAGGTCATGCGGCGCCTCGCCGGCAACGACCCCGAGGTCAACGAGGAGTGGATCAGCGACAAGGACCGCTTCGCGTTCCGCTACGCCCAGGTCGCCGACCGGATCACCTACCCGCAGATCCGCGAGGACGGCCAGCTGCGCCCCGCGTCGTGGACCGAGGCGTTCGCCGTCGCCGCCCGCGGCCTCCGCGATGCCGGCGCCGCTGCCGTGCTCACCGGCGGTCGCCTCACCGCCGAGGACGCCTACGCCTACGCCAAGTTCGCCCGCGTCTCCCTCGGCACCAACGACATCGACTTCCGCGCCCGCCCGCACTCCGCGGAGGAGGCGAGCTTCCTCGCCTCCCACGTCGCGCTGTCCGGTGACGTCACCTACGCCGACCTCGAGGCCGCACCCGTCGTGGTCCTGCTCGGCCTCGAGCCCGAGGACGAGGCGGCCACGCTCTTCCTGCGCCTGCGCAAGGCCGCCAAGCGCGGTCGTACGCAGGTCGTGTCCGTGGCGTCCTACGCCTCGCGCGGGCTGACGAAGATGAACGGCCGGCTCGTGCCCGCCGCTCCCGGCACCGAGGTCGAGGTGATCGGCTCCCTCAAGGACGCCGAGCACGGCGTCACCAAGGACGCCGTCATCCTCGTCGGCGAGCGCCTGGCCCAGACGCACGGCGCGCTCAGCGCCGCCGCCGACCTCGCGGCCGGCACCGGCGCCCGCATCGCCTGGGTGCCGCGACGTGCCGGTGACCGCGGCGCGGTCGAGGCGGGCGCGCTGCCCAACCTGCTGCCCGGCGGGCGTCCGCTCACCGAGGCGTCCGCGCGCGTCGACCTGGGCGCCGCGTGGGGCGCGGACTCCCTCCCGGCCAAGGTCGGCCGTGACGGCAACGCGATCGTCGCGGCGCTGGCCAAGGGTGACCTCGGTGGCCTCGTCGTCGGTGGGGTCGACCCCGACGACACCGCCGACCCGGCCGCGTTCCGCGCCGCCCTCGACGCGGCCCGCTTCGTCGTCAGCCTCGAGCTGCGCGAGACCGACGTGACCCGCGTGGCCGACGTCGTCCTGCCGGTGGCCCCGGTCACCGACAAGGCCGGCACCTTCGTCACGTGGGACGGACGTGCGCGGTCCTTCGACGCGGTGTTCGCCAACCCGGCCTCGCTGCCCGACCTGCGTGTCCTGTCGGGCATCGCCGACGAGCTCGCCGCGATCGGTCACGGACGCCCGCTCGGCTTCCGCACCGTCGCCGAGGTGCGCGACGAGATGCAGTCCCTCGGCCCGTGGGACGGTGCCCGTCCGGCGCTCGACGCCGGCAAGCCGCCGAAGCCGGTCAAGGCGGCGAAGAAGGGCGAGACCGCCTTCGCCCTCGCCACCTGGAAGCAGCTCGTCGACCTCGGCTCGATGCAGGACGGCGAGGAGCACCTGCGTGCCACCGCCCGCAGGCCGGTCGCCCGCGTGAGCCGCGCGTCGTACGAGTCCGTGCTCGGCATGCTCGAGGCGCAGCCCGGCGGCGAGCAGCTCGTCACGGTCACCGGTGACCGGGGCAGCGTGACGCTGCCCGTCGTCGTCGCCGACATGCCCGACGGTGTCGTCTGGGTCCCGGCCCGGTCCTTCGGCCGCGGCGTCCTCGCCGAGCTGGCCTCTCCCGGCAGCACGGTCACCCTGAAGGGAGCCACCTCATGA
- the nuoF gene encoding NADH-quinone oxidoreductase subunit NuoF codes for MTDTLTPVLTDNWDADRAWTLASYEERGGYAALDKAFAMTPDAVIDTVKESGLRGRGGAGFPTGMKWGFIPQDNPRPKYLVVNADESEPGTCKDIPLMMASPHTLVEGVIVSSYAIRANTAFIYVRGEVLHVIRRLQRAVQEAYLAGHLGKNIHGSGYDLDLIVHAGAGAYICGEETALLEGLEGRRGQPRLRPPFPAVAGLYASPTVINNVESIASVPSIITNGAAWFAGMGTEKSNGFGIFSLSGHVTNPGQYEAPLGITLRELIDLAGGMREGHELKFWTPGGSSTPLLTPEHLDVPLDFESVGAAGSMLGTRALQLFDETTCVVRAVLRWTEFYKHESCGKCTPCREGTWWLTQTMARLEKGQGDEGDLDLLLDQCDNILGRSFCALGDGATSPISSSIQHFRDEYLAHLTHGGCPFDPAASTAFAPVGASA; via the coding sequence GTGACGGACACCCTGACGCCGGTCCTCACCGACAACTGGGACGCCGACCGCGCCTGGACGTTGGCGTCGTACGAGGAGCGCGGTGGCTACGCCGCCCTCGACAAGGCGTTCGCGATGACGCCCGACGCCGTGATCGACACCGTCAAGGAGTCCGGTCTCCGCGGCCGCGGCGGCGCCGGCTTCCCGACGGGCATGAAGTGGGGCTTCATCCCGCAGGACAACCCGAGGCCGAAGTACCTCGTCGTCAACGCCGACGAGTCCGAGCCCGGCACGTGCAAGGACATCCCCCTGATGATGGCCAGCCCGCACACGCTGGTCGAGGGCGTCATCGTCAGCTCCTACGCCATCCGCGCCAACACCGCGTTCATCTACGTGCGCGGCGAGGTCCTCCACGTCATCCGCCGCCTGCAGCGCGCGGTTCAGGAGGCCTACCTGGCCGGCCACCTCGGCAAGAACATCCACGGCTCGGGCTACGACCTCGACCTCATCGTGCACGCGGGTGCCGGCGCCTACATCTGCGGCGAGGAGACCGCCCTGCTCGAGGGCCTCGAGGGCCGTCGCGGCCAGCCGCGCCTGCGGCCGCCGTTCCCCGCCGTCGCCGGCCTCTACGCCAGCCCGACGGTGATCAACAACGTCGAGTCGATCGCGTCGGTGCCGAGCATCATCACCAACGGCGCAGCCTGGTTCGCCGGGATGGGCACCGAGAAGTCCAACGGCTTCGGCATCTTCAGCCTGTCGGGGCACGTGACCAACCCGGGCCAGTACGAGGCGCCGCTGGGCATCACCCTCCGTGAGCTCATCGACCTCGCCGGCGGGATGCGCGAGGGCCACGAGCTGAAGTTCTGGACGCCCGGCGGGTCGAGCACCCCGCTCCTGACGCCGGAGCACCTCGACGTGCCCCTCGACTTCGAGTCAGTCGGCGCTGCCGGATCCATGCTGGGCACGCGCGCCCTGCAGCTCTTCGACGAGACCACCTGCGTGGTGCGCGCGGTGCTGCGGTGGACCGAGTTCTACAAGCACGAGTCCTGCGGCAAGTGCACCCCGTGCCGCGAGGGCACGTGGTGGCTGACGCAGACGATGGCGCGCCTGGAGAAGGGGCAGGGCGACGAGGGCGACCTCGACCTGCTGCTCGACCAGTGCGACAACATCCTGGGCCGCTCGTTCTGCGCCCTCGGCGACGGTGCGACCAGCCCGATCTCGAGCTCGATCCAGCACTTCCGTGACGAGTACCTCGCACACCTGACCCACGGCGGCTGCCCGTTCGACCCGGCCGCCTCGACCGCCTTCGCACCCGTGGGAGCAAGTGCATGA
- the nuoE gene encoding NADH-quinone oxidoreductase subunit NuoE, whose translation MSHESNGANGLERAGLGEKTWAELREIADRYPEKRSGLLPMLHLVQSVEGRITPEGIEACAEILGISAAEVNGVATFYTMYKRKPVGDYHVGVCTNTLCAVMGGDLIFERLKDHLDVGNDETTEDGKITLEHVECNAACDYAPVMMVNWEFMDNQTPESAVQVVDDLRAGREVHSTRGPRLCTWREAERVLAGFPDDRADEGPAAGPASLAGLAIAREKGWTAGAARSATEASGAKGENS comes from the coding sequence ATGAGCCACGAGTCCAACGGGGCCAACGGCCTCGAGCGCGCCGGCCTGGGCGAGAAGACCTGGGCGGAGCTGCGCGAGATCGCGGACCGCTACCCCGAGAAGCGTTCCGGCCTGCTGCCGATGCTGCACCTCGTGCAGTCGGTCGAGGGCCGGATCACCCCCGAGGGCATCGAGGCGTGCGCGGAGATCCTCGGGATCAGCGCCGCCGAGGTCAACGGGGTCGCGACGTTCTACACGATGTACAAGCGCAAGCCGGTCGGCGACTACCACGTCGGCGTCTGCACCAACACGCTGTGCGCCGTCATGGGCGGCGACCTGATCTTCGAGCGGCTCAAGGACCACCTCGACGTCGGGAACGACGAGACCACCGAGGACGGCAAGATCACCCTCGAGCACGTCGAGTGCAACGCGGCCTGCGACTACGCCCCGGTGATGATGGTCAACTGGGAGTTCATGGACAACCAGACGCCCGAGTCGGCCGTCCAGGTCGTCGACGACCTGCGCGCCGGCCGGGAGGTCCACTCGACCCGCGGGCCGCGGCTCTGCACCTGGCGCGAGGCCGAGCGCGTGCTCGCCGGCTTCCCCGACGACCGCGCCGACGAGGGGCCGGCCGCCGGCCCCGCCTCGCTGGCCGGCCTGGCCATCGCCCGCGAGAAGGGCTGGACGGCGGGCGCCGCCAGGTCAGCCACGGAAGCCTCGGGAGCCAAGGGAGAGAACTCGTGA
- a CDS encoding NADH-quinone oxidoreductase subunit D has protein sequence MTTEQDFYAAPGDTSQGKVFTVTGQDWDSITQSIGESAEERVVVNMGPQHPSTHGVLRLILELEGETVTEARCGIGYLHTGIEKNMEYRTWVQGTTFCTRMDYLSPFYNEATYALGVERLLDIEDDVPEKAQVMRVLLMELNRMSSHLVAIATGGMEIGALTVMTIGFRERELVLDLFELITGLRMNHAFIRPGGVAQDLPPGALDEIRDFIALMRKRLPEYAALCNANPIFKGRLEGVGHLDLAGCIALGLTGPVLRSTGYAWDLRKTQPYCGYEDYDFEVQTWDTADSYGRFRIRLNEMWESLKIVEQAADRLAGLEGAPVMVGDKKIAWPSQLAIGSDGMGNSLDHIRHIMGESMEALIHHFKLVTEGFRVPAGQAYVPIESPRGELGAHVVSDGGTRPFRAHFRDPSFTNLQATSVMSEGGMVADVIVAIASIDPVMGGVDR, from the coding sequence ATGACCACCGAGCAGGACTTCTACGCCGCGCCCGGCGACACCAGCCAGGGCAAGGTCTTCACCGTCACCGGCCAGGACTGGGACTCGATCACGCAGAGCATCGGCGAGTCCGCCGAGGAGCGGGTCGTGGTCAACATGGGCCCGCAGCACCCTTCGACCCACGGGGTGCTCCGGCTCATCCTGGAGCTCGAGGGCGAGACGGTCACCGAGGCCCGCTGCGGCATCGGCTACCTGCACACGGGCATCGAGAAGAACATGGAGTACCGCACCTGGGTGCAGGGCACGACGTTCTGCACCCGCATGGACTACCTCTCCCCGTTCTACAACGAGGCGACCTATGCGCTCGGCGTCGAGCGGCTGCTCGACATCGAGGACGACGTCCCGGAGAAGGCGCAGGTCATGCGGGTGCTCCTCATGGAGCTCAACCGGATGTCCTCCCACCTGGTCGCCATCGCGACCGGCGGGATGGAGATCGGCGCCCTGACCGTCATGACCATCGGCTTCCGCGAGCGTGAGCTCGTGCTCGACCTGTTCGAGCTGATCACCGGCCTCCGGATGAACCACGCGTTCATCCGTCCCGGCGGGGTCGCCCAGGACCTGCCGCCCGGCGCGCTCGACGAGATCCGCGACTTCATCGCCCTGATGAGGAAGCGGCTGCCGGAGTACGCCGCCCTCTGCAACGCCAACCCGATCTTCAAGGGCCGCCTCGAGGGCGTCGGCCACCTCGACCTCGCCGGGTGCATCGCGCTCGGCCTCACCGGCCCGGTGCTCCGCTCCACGGGCTACGCCTGGGACCTGCGCAAGACCCAGCCCTACTGCGGCTACGAGGACTACGACTTCGAGGTCCAGACCTGGGACACCGCCGACTCCTACGGCCGGTTCCGGATCCGCCTCAACGAGATGTGGGAGTCGCTCAAGATCGTCGAGCAGGCCGCCGACCGCCTCGCCGGCCTCGAGGGCGCGCCGGTGATGGTGGGCGACAAGAAGATCGCGTGGCCCAGCCAGCTCGCCATCGGCAGCGACGGCATGGGCAACAGCCTCGACCACATCCGCCACATCATGGGTGAGTCGATGGAGGCGCTGATCCACCACTTCAAGCTGGTCACCGAGGGCTTCCGCGTCCCGGCCGGCCAGGCCTACGTCCCGATCGAGTCGCCTCGCGGCGAGCTGGGCGCCCACGTCGTCTCCGACGGCGGCACGCGTCCGTTCCGTGCGCACTTCCGGGACCCGTCGTTCACCAACCTGCAGGCGACGAGCGTGATGAGCGAGGGCGGCATGGTCGCCGACGTCATCGTCGCCATCGCCTCGATCGACCCCGTCATGGGAGGAGTCGACCGATGA
- a CDS encoding NADH-quinone oxidoreductase subunit C, whose protein sequence is MTDKPDEKHAGKAQDESDDKTDKNEAARPAEERNLEKAKSETGTGSGVGQPAPEQSPENLPAPTGEVHAVGERRGMFGVSGTGDTSGYGGLVSATVFPAPSQKPYGGWFDEVAGALEARLEATDLTSAIESVVVHRGEITFHVRREDLPFVAQMLRDDEALRFELCSGVSGVHYPDDHGRELHAVYHLTSMTHNRLIRVEVTAPDSDPHVPSLVSIYPTLDWHERETYDMFGLIFDGHPALTRVLMPDDWPGHPQRKDYPLGGIPVEYKGGSIPPPDQRRSYN, encoded by the coding sequence GTGACCGACAAGCCAGACGAGAAGCACGCCGGCAAGGCCCAGGACGAGTCGGACGACAAGACCGACAAGAACGAGGCGGCGCGTCCCGCCGAGGAGCGCAACCTCGAGAAGGCCAAGTCCGAGACCGGCACCGGCAGCGGCGTCGGGCAGCCGGCTCCCGAGCAGTCGCCGGAGAACCTCCCCGCCCCGACCGGTGAGGTGCACGCGGTCGGCGAGCGCCGCGGCATGTTCGGCGTCAGCGGCACGGGTGACACCTCCGGCTACGGCGGCCTCGTCAGCGCGACGGTCTTCCCGGCCCCGTCGCAGAAGCCCTACGGCGGCTGGTTCGACGAGGTGGCGGGAGCGCTGGAGGCGCGGCTCGAGGCCACCGACCTCACCTCGGCCATCGAGAGCGTCGTGGTGCACCGCGGCGAGATCACCTTCCACGTCCGCCGCGAGGACCTGCCCTTCGTGGCGCAGATGCTGCGTGACGACGAGGCGCTGCGGTTCGAGCTCTGCTCCGGTGTCAGCGGTGTCCACTACCCCGACGACCACGGTCGCGAGCTGCACGCGGTCTACCACCTGACGTCGATGACCCACAACCGACTCATCCGCGTCGAGGTCACTGCGCCGGACAGCGACCCCCACGTGCCGAGCCTGGTGAGCATCTACCCGACGCTCGACTGGCACGAGCGCGAGACGTACGACATGTTCGGGCTGATCTTCGACGGTCACCCCGCTCTGACCCGGGTGCTCATGCCGGACGACTGGCCGGGCCACCCGCAGCGCAAGGACTACCCCCTCGGCGGCATCCCCGTCGAGTACAAGGGTGGGTCCATCCCTCCGCCGGACCAGCGCAGGAGCTACAACTGA
- a CDS encoding NuoB/complex I 20 kDa subunit family protein, whose product MGLEEKLPSGVLLTTVEGVAGYMRKASFWPATFGLACCAIEMMTTGGPKYDLARFGMEVFRASPRQADLMIVAGRVSQKMAPVLRQIYDQMPEPKWVLAMGVCASSGGMFNNYAIVQGVDHVVPVDMYLPGCPPRPEMLIDAILKLHDQVQHTKLGANRRDEVAELETAALRALPTSEMKGLLR is encoded by the coding sequence ATGGGACTTGAAGAGAAGCTGCCGAGCGGCGTCCTGCTGACGACCGTCGAGGGCGTCGCGGGCTACATGCGCAAGGCGTCCTTCTGGCCCGCCACCTTCGGCCTGGCCTGCTGTGCCATCGAGATGATGACCACCGGCGGCCCCAAGTACGACCTCGCGCGCTTCGGCATGGAGGTCTTCCGCGCCAGCCCGCGACAGGCCGACCTGATGATCGTCGCCGGCCGGGTGAGCCAGAAGATGGCCCCGGTCCTGCGCCAGATCTACGACCAGATGCCCGAGCCCAAGTGGGTCCTCGCGATGGGTGTGTGCGCCTCCTCGGGCGGCATGTTCAACAACTACGCGATCGTCCAGGGCGTCGACCACGTCGTCCCCGTGGACATGTACCTCCCCGGCTGCCCGCCGCGTCCGGAGATGCTCATCGACGCGATCCTCAAGCTGCACGACCAGGTCCAGCACACCAAGCTGGGTGCCAACCGTCGTGACGAGGTCGCCGAGCTCGAGACCGCCGCGCTGCGCGCCCTGCCCACCTCGGAGATGAAGGGCCTCCTCCGGTGA